In one Lolium rigidum isolate FL_2022 chromosome 3, APGP_CSIRO_Lrig_0.1, whole genome shotgun sequence genomic region, the following are encoded:
- the LOC124698272 gene encoding endoglucanase 9-like — translation MSMYGRDPWGGPLEICHDSATDDDRSRNMDLDRAALSRTLDETQQSWLLAGPGDQGRKKKRYVDLGCLLVSRKIFLWTVGVLLAAAALAGVAAGIAKAIPRHHAPPPPPDQYTVALRKALMFFNAQKSGKLPKHNNVPWRGDSCLKDGRSDQSFRRDLSGGYYDAGDAIKFNFPAAFSMTLLSWSVIEYSAKYEAAGELGHVRDTIKWGADYLLKTFNSTADTIDRLVAQVGSAATASGSTQPNDQYCWMRPEEIDYPRPVTECHSCPDLAGEMAAALAAASIVFKDNRAYSHKLLHGATTVWKFASDRNKRGSGSYSPRGSDAAKLYNSTNYFDEAVWGGTWMYLATGNESYLQRVTDPKLAKRAGAFSGGPNYGVFSWNNKLPGAQVLLSRLRLFLSPKYPYEEMLRTFHNQTNIIMCSYLPFFKSFNRTKGGLIQLNHGMPQPLQYVANAAFLATVFSDYLEAADTPGWYCGPHFYSIEVLRSFARTQIEYILGKNHLKMSYVVGTIGYGKRYPKNVHHRGASIPKKGGHRGCTGGWHWRDSKKANPNIINGAMVAGPDRHDGFKDTRKNRNYTEATLAGNAGLVAALVALSGEGHGVDRNTMFSAVPPMFPSPPPPPAPWKP, via the exons ATGAGCATGTACGGGAGGGACCCCTGGGGCGGCCCGCTGGAGATATGCCACGACTCGGCCACGGACGACGACCGCAGCCGGAACATGGACCTGGACCGGGCGGCGCTGTCGCGGACGCTCGACGAGACGCAGCAGAGCTGGCTGCTCGCCGGGCCCGGCGACCAGGGCCGCAAGAAGAAGAGGTACGTCGACCTCGGCTGCCTCCTCGTCAGCCGCAAGATCTTCCTCTGGACCGTCGGggtgctcctcgccgccgccgcgctcgccgggGTCGCCGCCGGGATCGCCAAGGCCATCCCCAGGCACCacgccccgcccccgccgccggacCAGTACACCGTCGCGCTGCGCAAGGCGCTCATGTTCTTCAATGCGCAGAAAT CCGGAAAGCTGCCGAAGCACAACAATGTACCATGGCGCGGCGACTCGTGCCTGAAGGACGGACGCTCTGACCAGTCATTCCGGCGAGACCTCTCCGGTGGGTACTACGAcgcaggggacgccatcaagttCAACTTCCCAGCTGCCTTCTCCATGACCCTCCTCAGCTGGAGCGTCATTGAGTACAGTGCCAAGTACGAGGCTGCTGGGGAACTTGGCCATGTCCGTGACACCATCAAGTGGGGGGCCGATTACTTATTGAAGACCTTCAACTCCACCGCAGATACCATTGATCGATTGGTCGCACAG GTGGGTAGTGCTGCAACGGCATCTGGCTCGACTCAGCCCAACGACCAGTATTGTTGGATGAGGCCAGAGGAAATCGACTACCCGCGACCAGTCACCGAATGCCACAGTTGCCCCGATCTTGCTGGAGAGATGGCCGCGGCATTGGCCGCAGCATCCATCGTATTCAAGGATAACAGGGCTTACTCGCACAAGCTGTTACATGGTGCTACCACCGTCTGGAAATTTGCAAGCGATAGAAATAAACGCGGGAGTGGGAGCTATAGTCCACGCGGATCAGATGCTGCGAAGCTCTACAATTCAACCAACTACTTTGATGAAGCTGTGTGGGGTGGTACGTGGATGTACCTCGCGACAGGCAATGAATCATACCTGCAGCGGGTTACTGATCCCAAGCTTGCAAAGAGGGCTGGTGCTTTCTCAGGTGGTCCGAACTATGGGGTCTTCAGCTGGAACAATAAGCTCCCTGGTGCACAG GTTCTTCTGAGCCGGTTAAGGCTCTTCTTGAGTCCTAAGTATCCATATGAAGAGATGTTGAGGACGTTCCACAATCAAACAAACATTATCATGTGCTCTTACCTTCCGTTTTTTAAATCTTTCAACAGAACAAAAG GTGGTTTGATACAGTTGAATCACGGGATGCCACAACCTCTCCAGTATGTCGCCAATGCTGCATTCCTTGCGACCGTGTTCAGTGACTATCTTGAAGCTGCAGATACCCCTGGGTGGTATTGTGGCCCCCATTTCTACTCAATTGAGGTTCTTCGGAGTTTTGCAAGGACTCAG ATTGAGTACATCTTGGGCAAAAATCATTTGAAGATGAGCTATGTGGTTGGGACCATTGGGTATGGAAAACGTTACCCTAAGAATGTTCATCACCGTGGTGCCTCGATCCCGAAGAAAGGTGGTCACCGTGGCTGCACAGGAGGGTGGCACTGGAGGGACAGCAAGAAGGCCAATCCTAATATCATTAATGGAGCTATGGTGGCTGGTCCTGATCGCCATGACGGCTTCAAAGATACCCGGAAGAACCGCAACTACACAGAAGCAACCCTAGCTGGCAATGCTGGTCTAGTCGCTGCATTGGTCGCATTGTCGGGCGAAGGCCATGGAGTGGACAGGAACACCATGTTCTCTGCTGTtccgccgatgttcccttctcccCCGCCGCCTCCAGCACCATGGAAACCATGA